In Danaus plexippus chromosome 8, MEX_DaPlex, whole genome shotgun sequence, the sequence gatgttttttacgAGTAAGTCTTTTCTTGACAACTCGTAATGATTAGGAAAATGATTAATCATCTGATTATCGTTCATTCGATAACCGCTTTCTAcgctaaataaatttctacaaGTTTGTGTCGACGCCCAATAAAAATTCCACTCGTCATCTTGACTGACCTGATGCCACCCACGACGTTCAAAATTACTCATTAATACCGACTTTTCCATATCGGTACAAAAATTAACTCTACATTTTTCTTGCGGAATATTTACACGTCCGTAAAGTGTCACTGCGGTTTTCTTTGAATCTTGGTTCATTATTAGTTAAAACTCACAGCAATACAGTATTTGACTTCTGTGCTCTCTATTATCGTCTGAGCTGTGTCATTTCCAATGAAGTATCGATCAAACAACAAAGAACGAAGTAGGGGCTGTACAACCGATTACGTGCCCACCCACATctgttgatattttatatgaaaactaagtttttataaattgcaaTATGCAGCTcaggaaaataattaataagttttacttgtaattattcccctatttaaaaaaaacggttGTTACTACAACCTcacgattattatatataaacatacatatatatctttaaaaacatggataaaaaaaatccatacatctatatttattgaacCGATGTTTTGCCATAAACAATCTTAACCTGAAACTGTTCCGTTAAACTCGTCAGATCCTCAAAAGCTATTGAGTAGACATGTTTGAGTATTaaagaaagtaaaaataatttgaaatgttttgagATGTCAAACACAAGTTTTATGaagattattgtaataaaatttctcatCACTTTTTGTATACAATGTTATAACTAGTCAGTTtagtagtttttaaacatgaaGTAGAAATAGTCTGTAACGAAAGACACCGGTCATATGATTTGAGGTCACTGCGGCATTAATACCTATCTTTGTTATGTTGGTAGCATTGCTTcgtctttatataatagtttaatagtAGGTACAAACATCTTGatacataatatgaaaaattaaatgtacaaataagaattacaatgttgcgtattaataaaatgtattatttagggaaaaaaaatgctttttgtCCGAAATGGaaacaaaagtaaatattttaaaattaaaataacttttatatttcgttattaTCAATGTTCGAAATAAGCTCAAGAAGATCAAATATTAAggatattcaaaaatattaagtatcgAAATGCTTATACGTggtataagaaaatattattattaattgtctgAATCGGATTgccatatttataaacaatatcattACTTAGCATTTATGGTTTTCACTCCGTACAGACTCTACaactatcaatattattttgcattaaaacttttttcaactaaactaaaatttgACATATACTCTTTTTGACACTGAAACtaccaacatttttattttatttttctttatattttgtagttttatttttagttattttcttttgggatatctataaataaaatggataaAGGCCGTGTTACATATTGTACGGATTTAGAAAAAtctgtaataataacaaactttGAACGTAGAGGTTGGATTCAAGTGGGATCGGAGGAGGAGTGGAATTTTTACTGGTCATTCACACAAAACTGTCGCAATATTTTCAGTATTGAAAGTGGGTATAGAATGAACGATAACCAAATTATAAATCACTTTCCCAATCACTACGAGCTATCTCGTAAGGACTTACTggtaaaaaacataaaaaggtaCCGTAAGGAACTCGAACGAGAAGGTAATCCGTTAGCGGAGAAAAAGGAAGTGACGTTAGCGAATGGGCAAACTGTAACACGCTATATACACTTGGATTTTATCCCCGTCACTTACGTGCTGCCGGCCGATTACAATATGTTTGTTGAAGAATATCGCAAATCCCCGCAAAGCACTTGGATCATGAAACCATGCGGAAAATCTCAAGGAGCTGGGATTTtcctaataaataaactttccaAGTTAAAGAAATGGTCTCGAGAAGCGAAAACACCCTTACACCCTCAACTGGGTAGTAAAGAAAGTTATGTAATATCACGCTATATTGACAACCCTTTGTTGATCGGTGGGAAGAAGTTTGATCTCAGATTATATGTCTTAATAACTTCGTTTAGACCTTTAAAAGCATATTTATTCCAACATGGATTTTGCAGATTCTGTACGGTGAAGTATGACACTAGTGTAACGGAGTTGGACAATATGTACGTTCACTTGACAAATGTAAGTGTCCAAAAACACGGAGGTGACTACAATAGTTTGCATGGTGGTAAAATGAGTATTCAAAATTTCCGTCTTTATTTAGAAGGCACTCGAGGACGTTCAGTCACCGATAAACTGTTCGCTGATATGCAGTGGCTAATAGTCCATTCACTGAAAGCGGTTGCACCAGTAATGGCGAATGATCGTCATTGCTTTGAGTGTTACGGTTATGACATTATCATAGATAATGCACTCAAGCCCTGGCTAGTAGAGGTAAATGCATCACCCTCCCTACAATCAACAACTCATAGCGAtagaatattgaaatacaaattgATAGATAACATTGTATCCGTCGTGGTACCCCCGGGAGGAATTCCCGACGCCAGGTGGAATAAAATTCCAACCCCAGAAGCTTTAGGTGATTTCGATGTTTTGATTGATGAGGAGCTCATGGAAAAAGAGGATTCTGCTCCTCGAAATAGTAAAAGTAACCGATCCAagccttaatataaaaagacttAAAATGTGGCCAAAAGATTATTACAAGTTTTACAATAAGGATGTCTCTTGTCTCCCTGAAGTTATCAttgtttttagattttttccttttttaaattttaacttctatttctttatattctcaaaaacctgaaaaaaaaacagtttgttttattttataaaatcattcatGTTTCATATGACACTaattgtaaaaacatttttatttttatttttaatgaagcttttatagaaattggtagtaaatttaactttttatctttcaaaacagcaaatttttatatcttaggAATGGCGTATTTTGATGTTATAGGTaaaaaatttagttaataGCTAACTGATTATTGCaatgacttaaataaattacctttCAAGATGTAGTTCTAGAAATGTGGCTACCACAAAaactaacaatataaaagaaataaaagaaaacaataattggccaaaaatttatttgtcgaATACAATGACGCCACATAAATATTGTGGTCTAGCCATCCCAAATACaaattatctattaaatttgttgACTACAGATATGCCAAAATGAGATAAGGATTCCTTTTGCTACTATAATTTACACAACTCCGTGTAACCGTAGAGGCTGCacaaaattactttacagaatattttatgtgctAAGGAACTATTGTATCATAAAATAGCATTCATTCCTATTTGTGTTTTTGTGAATACAGATTAATAAACGAGAAAGATCTGTAGATAAGGTTTTTTTCAAGATGATCCGATGCACTgcaaattctattttaaatctaatggaaatattgtttactttCTGTTTGGATTTTAActattgtatgttataatataaccttTTATAAACAGCACGTAgcatataaatcatatatacttcaaattttacattattatgaaTAGTTGTTCAACCCAACTTAAATATCAAGTTTAAGTGAAAGTCGTTTTAGACATTAAATTTAGTACCACCATGATTTATGAACCGTTTCTTAGTAAAACTTAATGTAATAGTAGGTTTAAACTTAAATCACACTTTGCTACAAATGTTTCGAACATAAACGAAGAGGTTTCTAATTTCTGCTTATTATGAAAAgcggataaatatttttaggacctcatttaatttctattctCTAAAATATTGAGTACTTACTTTGCTTggaaattttatcttattggACATATGACTCCGAGCCAATTAAGAGTCATGGCGTAACAACAAAGTCAATAAAGCATTTGTAAACTTTTAgttgcaaattattattttttttcaaacccTTTCAGAATTTTCTCAAAAATTACTCTTactattatagtatattatctaaatgtatttttttaagtttatttatattacgtttatcagtttttaaaaattaaactgaaatCGTCAATCAATCAATCTTTGAATTCTATGAAATGTAAATGATACGGGTCAATAATCTATGACACCTATAACGtagattaaaactttataaaattttattcactaataacttaatttgaaatacatagaaaaaaataaaaaaagagtttGCTCTTCCGTAAATAATAGTTTCTCAGGATTTAGCTTATACTTCCATATTGTATcgcttttataatacttaaacgAAAATGTTTTATCGCCACTTCGAAGTTAAAGCGGAAATTCAGAAGTTGAAAAATCCAGTGTTATATCGTCTTATTTTAAGTAGAATCAAGTAAAACGCTCTGAgaatgaaacataaaatattttctcgaTAATATCGTAAATATTCGACTTAACAGAAAATATGGTTTTTCATGTAGTAAggaataagaaattttttaatatttcctgttgattaaactatttttttttttttcgtatttttcattattgaaGTCCTAGATAAATTGgtgaaatatcataaatatttatgaatatatacaaagatatataaaagataagacAATAGTTATTTAGTATAGTTGCACGGTTAAAAACGTCAACGAAATTATATAAGGAACCaatccttaaaataattttcacacaaataTCTTAAGTCAAGATATATAAGcttttatgtatattctatttaatacttttaccCGAGAGCAAATTTTAACTAAGTATACGGATTTTTGGAactggtaaaataaaaattgttaatgattgt encodes:
- the LOC116774407 gene encoding polyglutamylase complex subunit TTLL1-like, whose protein sequence is MDKGRVTYCTDLEKSVIITNFERRGWIQVGSEEEWNFYWSFTQNCRNIFSIESGYRMNDNQIINHFPNHYELSRKDLLVKNIKRYRKELEREGNPLAEKKEVTLANGQTVTRYIHLDFIPVTYVLPADYNMFVEEYRKSPQSTWIMKPCGKSQGAGIFLINKLSKLKKWSREAKTPLHPQLGSKESYVISRYIDNPLLIGGKKFDLRLYVLITSFRPLKAYLFQHGFCRFCTVKYDTSVTELDNMYVHLTNVSVQKHGGDYNSLHGGKMSIQNFRLYLEGTRGRSVTDKLFADMQWLIVHSLKAVAPVMANDRHCFECYGYDIIIDNALKPWLVEVNASPSLQSTTHSDRILKYKLIDNIVSVVVPPGGIPDARWNKIPTPEALGDFDVLIDEELMEKEDSAPRNSKSNRSKP